From the Carya illinoinensis cultivar Pawnee chromosome 4, C.illinoinensisPawnee_v1, whole genome shotgun sequence genome, one window contains:
- the LOC122307880 gene encoding mechanosensitive ion channel protein 10 isoform X1 encodes MEGGKGVAEKKGSNEVVVKILGSDEAFVANKESRDSQGPAIVESSSYSFSNNSQLGSSPKWVRDSNLELTGLEELKTRAQMSAFASSSSPSPSPNLNKPPKIPSEALTQRKSLARSAFSKPKSRLVEPAYAGDTYLAARKADASSSNRNSPNVVSPIHKVSVTTPRDNLKSSPVTPKTPLIGSPGAKEEDDEEVYKSANLKVGEKNGKKLKMTVLVEWVAFVCIMGFLIASLTVHRLQNRALWGLELWKWGVLFLVVFCGGLLTGWLINVLVFLIEKNFLFKKKVLYFVYGLKRNVQVFIWLSLVLLAWVSLFRGVKRSKETSRALNYITRALAACLIGAGIWLVKNLLVKLLAISFQSTRFFDRIQESIFHQYVLRTLSGPPLMEMAERVGRSSSTGHLSFRNLKKEKDEGKEGGKEEVIDVDKLKKMKQDKVSAWTMKGLINVIRTSGLSTISNTLESLDDDECEQKDEEITSEWEAKAAAYRIFNNVAKLGSKYIDEEDLLRFMKMEEVDNVLPLIQGAAETGKIKRKYLKNWLMNVYKERKSLAHSLNDTKTAIDELNKLVSVIVVVVTLIVWLLLMGFLTTQVLLLISSQLLLVAFMFGNTAKTVFEAIIFVFVMHPFDVGDRCVVDGVQMVVEEMNILTTVFLRYDNEKIFYPNPVLATKPISNFYRSPEMSDSVEFAIDVSTSVQVIGALKERIKAYLESKPQLWRAGHNLVVKEIEEVNKMKMALYITHTINFQNYGDRNSRRSELVLELKKFFEDLGIKYHLLPQEVHLRYVGSAAPAFQPVR; translated from the exons ATGGAAGGAGGGAAAGGCGTTGCAGAGAAGAAAGGATCAAACGAAGTCGTAGTGAAGATTCTGGGTAGCGACGAAGCTTTTGTCGCAAACAAAGAAAGCAGAGATTCTCAAGGTCCTGCAATTGTCGAAAGCAGttcttactctttttcaaataattccCAACTCGGGTCTTCGCCGAAGTGGGTTAGAGATTCAAATCTTGAGCTAACAGGGCTCGAAGAACTCAAAACCAGAGCTCAGATGTCCGCATTTGCAAGTTCGTCTTCTCCTAGCCCAAGTCCGAATCTCAATAAGCCTCCAAAGATCCCATCGGAGGCCTTAACTCAAAGGAAATCGCTCGCGCGGTCGGCGTTCTCCAAGCCCAAGTCGAGATTGGTGGAACCAGCGTATGCTGGAGATACCTATTTGGCTGCGAGGAAGGCGGATGCAAGCTCTTCCAATCGGAACTCGCCGAATGTCGTGTCCCCAATTCATAAAGTCAGTGTTACTACTCCACGGGATAACTTGAAATCATCACCGGTCACACCTAAAACTCCGTTGATCGGATCTCCAGGAGCGAAGGAGGAAGATGATGAGGAAGTGTACAAGTCGGCCAATCTCAAAGTGGGCGAGAAAAACGGTAAGAAGCTGAAAATGACGGTTTTGGTTGAGTGGGTGGCATTTGTGTGTATCATGGGGTTTTTGATTGCTAGCTTAACTGTTCATAGATTGCAAAACCGGGCGCTTTGGGGTCTGGAACTGTGGAAATGGGGTGTGCTATTCTTGGTAGTCTTCTGTGGTGGATTGTTGACTGGATGGCTCATTAATGTTTTggttttcttgattgaaaagaACTTCTTGTTTAAAAAGAAGGTTTTGTATTTTGTGTACGGATTGAAGAGGAATGTTCAGGTTTTTATTTGGTTGAGTTTGGTTCTACTTGCATGGGTTTCGCTGTTCAGGGGGGTAAAGAGATCCAAAGAAACTTCTCGGGCTCTGAATTATATTACAAGGGCTCTTGCTGCTTGCCTCATTGGTGCAGGTATATGGCTTGTGAAGAATCTGTTGGTGAAGTTACTGGCTATTTCTTTTCAAAGCACAAGATTCTTTGACCGGATTCAAGAATCGATATTTCATCAATATGTTCTTAGGACCCTTTCGGGGCCTCCGTTGATGGAGATGGCAGAAAGAGTTGGGCGCTCATCAAGCACCGGGCATTTGAGTTTCCGgaatttgaagaaagaaaaggatgaGGGAAAAGAAGGGGGGAAAGAAGAGGTGATTGATGTAGACAagctaaaaaaaatgaagcaagATAAAGTTTCTGCTTGGACTATGAAAGGGTTGATTAATGTCATACGGACTTCTGGACTGTCGACTATCTCAAACACACTTGAAAGTCTTGATGATGATGAGTGTGAGCAGAAAGATGAGGAAATTACAAGCGAGTGGGAAGCAAAGGCTGCTGCTTATCGGATTTTCAATAATGTGGCAAAGCTTGGAAGCAA GTACATTGATGAGGAGGACCTCTTGCGATTCATGAAAATGGAGGAGGTGGATAATGTGCTTCCACTCATCCAAGGAGCAGCAGAAACTGGAaagatcaaaagaaaatatttaaagaactGGTTG ATGAATGTTTACAAAGAGCGCAAATCATTGGCACATTCCTTGAATGACACTAAAACTGCCATAGATGAGCTGAACAAACTTGTTTCAGTGATTGTGGTTGTTGTGACCCTTATTGTATGGTTGCTTTTGATGGGATTTTTAACAACTCAAGTACTTCTCCTCATATCATCTCAACTTCTACTTGTTGCATTTATGTTTGGTAACACTGCCAAGACTGTGTTTGAAGCCATCATATTTGTATTTGTTATGCACCCCTTTGATGTAGGGGACCGTTGTGTTGTTGATGGAGTACAG ATGGTTGTTGAAGAGATGAACATTTTGACAACAGTCTTCTTGAGATATGACAATGagaaaatattctatccaaatCCAGTTCTGGCTACCAAACCCATCAGCAACTTTTACAGGAGCCCAGAAATGAGTGATTCTGTTGAATTTGCTATTGATGTTTCTACTTCAGTTCAGGTTATTGGAGCcctaaaagaaagaataaaagc gtACTTGGAGAGTAAACCTCAACTCTGGCGTGCTGGCCACAATCTGGTGGTTAAGGAGATTGAGGAGGTAAACAAGATGAAAATGGCTCTCTACATTACGCACACCATAAACTTTCAGAACTATGGTGATAGGAATAGCCGGAGATCTGAACTTGTCTTAGAGCTGAAGAAATTTTTTGAAGACCTTGGTATTAAATATCATTTGCTGCCTCAAGAAGTACATCTCAGATATGTTGGGTCAGCGGCCCCAGCATTTCAACCTGTGCGGTGA
- the LOC122307880 gene encoding mechanosensitive ion channel protein 10 isoform X2, whose product MEGGKGVAEKKGSNEVVVKILGSDEAFVANKESRDSQGPAIVESSSYSFSNNSQLGSSPKWVRDSNLELTGLEELKTRAQMSAFASSSSPSPSPNLNKPPKIPSEALTQRKSLARSAFSKPKSRLVEPAYAGDTYLAARKADASSSNRNSPNVVSPIHKVSVTTPRDNLKSSPVTPKTPLIGSPGAKEEDDEEVYKSANLKVGEKNGIWLVKNLLVKLLAISFQSTRFFDRIQESIFHQYVLRTLSGPPLMEMAERVGRSSSTGHLSFRNLKKEKDEGKEGGKEEVIDVDKLKKMKQDKVSAWTMKGLINVIRTSGLSTISNTLESLDDDECEQKDEEITSEWEAKAAAYRIFNNVAKLGSKYIDEEDLLRFMKMEEVDNVLPLIQGAAETGKIKRKYLKNWLMNVYKERKSLAHSLNDTKTAIDELNKLVSVIVVVVTLIVWLLLMGFLTTQVLLLISSQLLLVAFMFGNTAKTVFEAIIFVFVMHPFDVGDRCVVDGVQMVVEEMNILTTVFLRYDNEKIFYPNPVLATKPISNFYRSPEMSDSVEFAIDVSTSVQVIGALKERIKAYLESKPQLWRAGHNLVVKEIEEVNKMKMALYITHTINFQNYGDRNSRRSELVLELKKFFEDLGIKYHLLPQEVHLRYVGSAAPAFQPVR is encoded by the exons ATGGAAGGAGGGAAAGGCGTTGCAGAGAAGAAAGGATCAAACGAAGTCGTAGTGAAGATTCTGGGTAGCGACGAAGCTTTTGTCGCAAACAAAGAAAGCAGAGATTCTCAAGGTCCTGCAATTGTCGAAAGCAGttcttactctttttcaaataattccCAACTCGGGTCTTCGCCGAAGTGGGTTAGAGATTCAAATCTTGAGCTAACAGGGCTCGAAGAACTCAAAACCAGAGCTCAGATGTCCGCATTTGCAAGTTCGTCTTCTCCTAGCCCAAGTCCGAATCTCAATAAGCCTCCAAAGATCCCATCGGAGGCCTTAACTCAAAGGAAATCGCTCGCGCGGTCGGCGTTCTCCAAGCCCAAGTCGAGATTGGTGGAACCAGCGTATGCTGGAGATACCTATTTGGCTGCGAGGAAGGCGGATGCAAGCTCTTCCAATCGGAACTCGCCGAATGTCGTGTCCCCAATTCATAAAGTCAGTGTTACTACTCCACGGGATAACTTGAAATCATCACCGGTCACACCTAAAACTCCGTTGATCGGATCTCCAGGAGCGAAGGAGGAAGATGATGAGGAAGTGTACAAGTCGGCCAATCTCAAAGTGGGCGAGAAAAACG GTATATGGCTTGTGAAGAATCTGTTGGTGAAGTTACTGGCTATTTCTTTTCAAAGCACAAGATTCTTTGACCGGATTCAAGAATCGATATTTCATCAATATGTTCTTAGGACCCTTTCGGGGCCTCCGTTGATGGAGATGGCAGAAAGAGTTGGGCGCTCATCAAGCACCGGGCATTTGAGTTTCCGgaatttgaagaaagaaaaggatgaGGGAAAAGAAGGGGGGAAAGAAGAGGTGATTGATGTAGACAagctaaaaaaaatgaagcaagATAAAGTTTCTGCTTGGACTATGAAAGGGTTGATTAATGTCATACGGACTTCTGGACTGTCGACTATCTCAAACACACTTGAAAGTCTTGATGATGATGAGTGTGAGCAGAAAGATGAGGAAATTACAAGCGAGTGGGAAGCAAAGGCTGCTGCTTATCGGATTTTCAATAATGTGGCAAAGCTTGGAAGCAA GTACATTGATGAGGAGGACCTCTTGCGATTCATGAAAATGGAGGAGGTGGATAATGTGCTTCCACTCATCCAAGGAGCAGCAGAAACTGGAaagatcaaaagaaaatatttaaagaactGGTTG ATGAATGTTTACAAAGAGCGCAAATCATTGGCACATTCCTTGAATGACACTAAAACTGCCATAGATGAGCTGAACAAACTTGTTTCAGTGATTGTGGTTGTTGTGACCCTTATTGTATGGTTGCTTTTGATGGGATTTTTAACAACTCAAGTACTTCTCCTCATATCATCTCAACTTCTACTTGTTGCATTTATGTTTGGTAACACTGCCAAGACTGTGTTTGAAGCCATCATATTTGTATTTGTTATGCACCCCTTTGATGTAGGGGACCGTTGTGTTGTTGATGGAGTACAG ATGGTTGTTGAAGAGATGAACATTTTGACAACAGTCTTCTTGAGATATGACAATGagaaaatattctatccaaatCCAGTTCTGGCTACCAAACCCATCAGCAACTTTTACAGGAGCCCAGAAATGAGTGATTCTGTTGAATTTGCTATTGATGTTTCTACTTCAGTTCAGGTTATTGGAGCcctaaaagaaagaataaaagc gtACTTGGAGAGTAAACCTCAACTCTGGCGTGCTGGCCACAATCTGGTGGTTAAGGAGATTGAGGAGGTAAACAAGATGAAAATGGCTCTCTACATTACGCACACCATAAACTTTCAGAACTATGGTGATAGGAATAGCCGGAGATCTGAACTTGTCTTAGAGCTGAAGAAATTTTTTGAAGACCTTGGTATTAAATATCATTTGCTGCCTCAAGAAGTACATCTCAGATATGTTGGGTCAGCGGCCCCAGCATTTCAACCTGTGCGGTGA
- the LOC122306415 gene encoding uncharacterized protein LOC122306415, protein METSRKIIRSNLERICKRNGLVVSAKKIKLFQTKIRFLGYDIFEGKIRPIQRAIEFADKFPDVILDKNQLQRFLGSLNYISDFYKDMRKQCRPLFARLRSNPSPWTDVHTKVVKQIKTHVKTLPCLGIPTSNSFKIIETDASDTGYGGILKQIVSPGSSEQIVRFYSGT, encoded by the coding sequence ATGGAAACCTCGAGGAAAATAATCAGAAGCAATTTGGAAAGGATCTGTAAAAGAAATGGACTTGTTGTTTCTGCAAAAAAGATTAAACTATTTCAAACCAAGATCCGATTCCTTGGTTATGACATCTTTGAAGGCAAAATCAGGCCCATCCAAAGAGCCATtgaatttgctgacaaatttcctGATGTCATCCTTGACAAGAACCAACTTCAAAGATTTCTTGGTTCATTGAATTATATTTCAGATTTCTACAAGgatatgagaaaacaatgtcGCCCTCTTTTTGCGAGATTGCGCTCCAATCCTTCTCCGTGGACTGATGTTCACACCAAAGTTGTTAAACAAATCAAGACACATGTCAAAACTCTTCCGTGTCTTGGAATTCCTACTTCAAATAGCTTCAAGATTATCGAAACTGACGCATCTGACACAGGCTATGGCGGCATCCTGAAACAAATTGTTTCACCAGGCTCCTCTGAACAGATTGTTCGCTTCTATTCTGGAACCTAG